From Salarias fasciatus chromosome 5, fSalaFa1.1, whole genome shotgun sequence, a single genomic window includes:
- the cbfa2t2 gene encoding protein CBFA2T2 isoform X1: protein MVGIPSFSTHSREKKSPAMPGSPVDAKTHSRSAPSSSASSTMPPLPSVNPSGPRPASFSTTALTNGNHHSPPTLNAVPSPPQRYSNGPSSSSSSSLANQQLPATCGARQLSKLKRFLTTLQQFGNDISPEMGDSVRSLVLALVNSTVTIEEFHSRLHEATNFPLRPFVIPFLKANLPLLQRELLHCARAAKQTPAQYLSQHEHLLLSTSSLASSPDSSELLMDPPETGTKRHSPSRAKENGFHERPPVTMEPASKRICTISPAPRHSPAHPLPLSAQLHPTPPPLQHYALDDIAAPHILHREHSQRVLEIRELKDRPRLPGTNGGYREEPVDHRLTDREWADEWRHLDHVLNCIVDMVEKTRRSVSVLRRCQESDREELNYWRRRSSEQEDPRKGGSASTPFSKTHSPHSAESESQRDFVPRPGSAYVTDEIWRKAEEAVNEVKRQAMDEVQKAVAEAEQKAFEMIASERAKMEKTLAEAKRKAQEDAIMVINEQEDSSECCWNCGRKASETCSGCNAARYCGSFCQHKDWERHHLICSPGLQAQPKPVSAITASRAAAAAAATAAAAAGVSPVGLAGVKAPDSVPSISSPGGEKTSVASRSSTPSTPASAPETNGH, encoded by the exons ACAGTAGAGAGAAGAAGAGCCCTGCCATGCCCGGTTCTCCTGTGGATGCTAAGACTCATTCCAGatcagcccccagcagcagcgccaGCTCCACaatgccccccctcccctccgtcaACCCCAGTGGTCCTCGCCCGGCGTCTTTCTCCACCACAGCAC TGACCAACGGGAATCATCATTCCCCTCCGACCCTAAACGCAGTGCCGTCACCGCCGCAGCGCTACAGCAACgggccgtcctcctcctcctcgtcatcgCTGGCGAACCAGCAGCTGCCGGCCACCTGTGGGGCTCGCCAGCTGAGCAAGCTGAAACGTTTCCTGACCACGCTGCAGCAGTTTGGCAACGACATTTCCCCCGAGATGGGAGACAGCGTTCGGAGCCTGGTCCTGGCCCTCGTG AATTCGACGGTAACCATCGAGGAATTTCACTCTCGGCTTCACGAGGCCACAAACTTCCCCTTACGACCGTTCGTTATTCCATTTCTCAAG GCCAATCTCCCCCTCTTACAGCGGGAGCTGCTCCATTGTGCGAGGGCAGCCAAGCAGACCCCAGCTCAGTACTTGTCCCAGCATGAGCACCTCCTCCTGAGCACCTCCTCCCTGGCCTCCTCTCCAGACTCCTCCGAGCTGCTGATGGATCCTCCTGAGACGGGGACTAAGAGACACAGCCCCAGCAG GGCCAAAGAGAATGGTTTCCATGAGCGACCACCGGTAACCATGGAGCCCGCCTCCAAGCGGATCTGCACCATCAGCCCCGCGCCCCGACACAGCCCCGCCCACCCGCTGCCCCTCAGCGCCCAGCTCCACCCGACCCCTCCGCCCCTGCAGCACTACGCTCTGGACGACATCGCAGCGCCGCACATCTTACACCGGGAGCACAGCCAGCGCGTGCTGGAGATCCGCGAGCTCAAAGACCGGCCCCGGCTGCCCG GCACTAATGGGGGCTACCGCGAGGAGCCGGTTGACCACAGACTGACAGACCGAGAGTGGGCTGATGAATGGAGGCATCTGGATCAT GTGTTGAACTGCATTGTGGACATGGTTGAGAAGACACGGAGGTCAGTGAGCGTGCTCAGACGGTGTCAGGAATCCGACCGCGAGGAGCTCAACTACTGGAGACGCCGCTCCAGCGAGCAGGAAGACCCACGCAAAGGAGGCTCGGCCTCCACTCCGTTCTCCAAGACACACAGTCCCCACTCCGCAGAGTCAG AATCCCAGCGTGATTTTGTGCCGCGGCCAGGCTCAGCATACGTCACAGATGAAATCTGGAGGAAAGCTG AAGAAGCGGTGAACGAGGTCAAGCGTCAGGCCATGGACGAGGTTCAGAAGGCCGTGGCCGAGGCCGAGCAGAAAGCCTTCGAGATGATCGCGTCCGAGCGGGCGAAGATGGAGAAGACTCTGGCTGAGGCGAAGAGGAAAGCTCAGGAGGACGCCATCATGGTCATCAACGAGCAGGAGGACTCCAGCGAG tGTTGCTGGAACTGCGGTCGCAAAGCCAGCGAGACGTGCAGCGGCTGCAACGCCGCTCGCTACTGCGGCTCCTTCTGCCAGCACAAAGATTGGGAGAGACATCACCTCATCTGCAGCCCGGGACTCCAGGCTCAGCCCAAACCCGTTTCTGCCATTACTGCAAGtagggcagcagcagcagccgccgccacagcagcggcggcggccggagtGTCTCCCGTCGGCCTGGCTGGGGTCAAAGCTCCAGACAGCGTGCCTTCCATCTCCAGTCCAGGTGGAGAGAAGACTTCGGTCGCCTCCCGAtcctccactccctccacccCCGCCTCCGCCCCCGAGACCAACGGACACTGA
- the cbfa2t2 gene encoding protein CBFA2T2 isoform X2: MPGSPVDAKTHSRSAPSSSASSTMPPLPSVNPSGPRPASFSTTALTNGNHHSPPTLNAVPSPPQRYSNGPSSSSSSSLANQQLPATCGARQLSKLKRFLTTLQQFGNDISPEMGDSVRSLVLALVNSTVTIEEFHSRLHEATNFPLRPFVIPFLKANLPLLQRELLHCARAAKQTPAQYLSQHEHLLLSTSSLASSPDSSELLMDPPETGTKRHSPSRAKENGFHERPPVTMEPASKRICTISPAPRHSPAHPLPLSAQLHPTPPPLQHYALDDIAAPHILHREHSQRVLEIRELKDRPRLPGTNGGYREEPVDHRLTDREWADEWRHLDHVLNCIVDMVEKTRRSVSVLRRCQESDREELNYWRRRSSEQEDPRKGGSASTPFSKTHSPHSAESESQRDFVPRPGSAYVTDEIWRKAEEAVNEVKRQAMDEVQKAVAEAEQKAFEMIASERAKMEKTLAEAKRKAQEDAIMVINEQEDSSECCWNCGRKASETCSGCNAARYCGSFCQHKDWERHHLICSPGLQAQPKPVSAITASRAAAAAAATAAAAAGVSPVGLAGVKAPDSVPSISSPGGEKTSVASRSSTPSTPASAPETNGH; the protein is encoded by the exons ATGCCCGGTTCTCCTGTGGATGCTAAGACTCATTCCAGatcagcccccagcagcagcgccaGCTCCACaatgccccccctcccctccgtcaACCCCAGTGGTCCTCGCCCGGCGTCTTTCTCCACCACAGCAC TGACCAACGGGAATCATCATTCCCCTCCGACCCTAAACGCAGTGCCGTCACCGCCGCAGCGCTACAGCAACgggccgtcctcctcctcctcgtcatcgCTGGCGAACCAGCAGCTGCCGGCCACCTGTGGGGCTCGCCAGCTGAGCAAGCTGAAACGTTTCCTGACCACGCTGCAGCAGTTTGGCAACGACATTTCCCCCGAGATGGGAGACAGCGTTCGGAGCCTGGTCCTGGCCCTCGTG AATTCGACGGTAACCATCGAGGAATTTCACTCTCGGCTTCACGAGGCCACAAACTTCCCCTTACGACCGTTCGTTATTCCATTTCTCAAG GCCAATCTCCCCCTCTTACAGCGGGAGCTGCTCCATTGTGCGAGGGCAGCCAAGCAGACCCCAGCTCAGTACTTGTCCCAGCATGAGCACCTCCTCCTGAGCACCTCCTCCCTGGCCTCCTCTCCAGACTCCTCCGAGCTGCTGATGGATCCTCCTGAGACGGGGACTAAGAGACACAGCCCCAGCAG GGCCAAAGAGAATGGTTTCCATGAGCGACCACCGGTAACCATGGAGCCCGCCTCCAAGCGGATCTGCACCATCAGCCCCGCGCCCCGACACAGCCCCGCCCACCCGCTGCCCCTCAGCGCCCAGCTCCACCCGACCCCTCCGCCCCTGCAGCACTACGCTCTGGACGACATCGCAGCGCCGCACATCTTACACCGGGAGCACAGCCAGCGCGTGCTGGAGATCCGCGAGCTCAAAGACCGGCCCCGGCTGCCCG GCACTAATGGGGGCTACCGCGAGGAGCCGGTTGACCACAGACTGACAGACCGAGAGTGGGCTGATGAATGGAGGCATCTGGATCAT GTGTTGAACTGCATTGTGGACATGGTTGAGAAGACACGGAGGTCAGTGAGCGTGCTCAGACGGTGTCAGGAATCCGACCGCGAGGAGCTCAACTACTGGAGACGCCGCTCCAGCGAGCAGGAAGACCCACGCAAAGGAGGCTCGGCCTCCACTCCGTTCTCCAAGACACACAGTCCCCACTCCGCAGAGTCAG AATCCCAGCGTGATTTTGTGCCGCGGCCAGGCTCAGCATACGTCACAGATGAAATCTGGAGGAAAGCTG AAGAAGCGGTGAACGAGGTCAAGCGTCAGGCCATGGACGAGGTTCAGAAGGCCGTGGCCGAGGCCGAGCAGAAAGCCTTCGAGATGATCGCGTCCGAGCGGGCGAAGATGGAGAAGACTCTGGCTGAGGCGAAGAGGAAAGCTCAGGAGGACGCCATCATGGTCATCAACGAGCAGGAGGACTCCAGCGAG tGTTGCTGGAACTGCGGTCGCAAAGCCAGCGAGACGTGCAGCGGCTGCAACGCCGCTCGCTACTGCGGCTCCTTCTGCCAGCACAAAGATTGGGAGAGACATCACCTCATCTGCAGCCCGGGACTCCAGGCTCAGCCCAAACCCGTTTCTGCCATTACTGCAAGtagggcagcagcagcagccgccgccacagcagcggcggcggccggagtGTCTCCCGTCGGCCTGGCTGGGGTCAAAGCTCCAGACAGCGTGCCTTCCATCTCCAGTCCAGGTGGAGAGAAGACTTCGGTCGCCTCCCGAtcctccactccctccacccCCGCCTCCGCCCCCGAGACCAACGGACACTGA